The Salvia miltiorrhiza cultivar Shanhuang (shh) chromosome 1, IMPLAD_Smil_shh, whole genome shotgun sequence genome has a window encoding:
- the LOC130994975 gene encoding uncharacterized protein LOC130994975: protein MQVSALFFENLLSSRAVSPHPPTSAVADLQTHSSDHCFGRDILWNYCQAGLLALTSVMINTERNANGMAGGGTPTPAHDKKLPGSVKKTALRDLQNENVGTIHKQQENILPGGGKSCGDTVKVCGNKRLTPERPSSSQGLPYSTYNGTNENVMNARRRFELELGMGRLHNNVEKKITSCSESKNAVSQLRQDVTQKPMKNGNLHPTPNNLTAIMAFSSSGPSVPNSLGKHGNSTPVAKISQESTHTIDFKTTNDLLRTETERFIRLQKFLKQCDESNQRDYTQTLMHLPPSELSKHAVELEKRAIQLTIEEGNEMQRMKALNIFIKPSPGSTLTGQLLQANKR, encoded by the exons ATGCAGGTGAGCGCCCTCTTTTTTGAAAACCTCCTCTCCTCTCGCGCCGTCTCTCCCCACCCACCCACATCTGCTGTTGCCGATCTCCAAACCCACTCCTCCG ATCACTGCTTTGGTCGGGATATATTGTGGAACTACTGCCAGGCAGGTTTACTTGCATTGACTTCTGTGATGATCAACACCGAACGTAATGCAAATGGAATGGCTGGTGGTGGGACTCCCACTCCTGCTCATGATAAGAAACTTCCTGGTTCTGTGAAGAAGACGGCCCTGAGAGATTTGCAGAATGAAAATGTGGGAACAATTCATAAGCAGCAAGAGAATATACTTCCTGGAGGTGGGAAATCATGTGGAGACACAGTTAAGGTTTGTGGGAATAAAAGACTTACGCCTGAGCGCCCCTCGAGTTCCCAGGGTCTCCCATACTCAACCTACAATGGTACAAATGAGAACGTCATGAATGCACGTAGGAGATTTGAGCTAGAACTTGGAATGGGAAGACTTCATAACAACGTTGAGAAAAAAATTACAAGCTGTTCAGAATCAAAGAATGCTGTAAGTCAATTGCGGCAAGATGTTACTCAGAAGCCAATGAAGAATGGTAATCTTCATCCTACACCAAATAACCTGACAGCGATCATGGCCTTTTCGAGTAGTGGCCCATCGGTGCCTAATTCTTTGGGGAAGCATGGCAATAGCACTCCAGTCGCTAAGATTTCTCAAGAGTCTACTCATACCATTGATTTCAAGACCACCAATGATCTGCTTAGAACAGAAACCGAGCGCTTCATCCGCCTCCAGAAGTTTCTGAAACAATGTGATGAATCTAACCAAAGAGATTACACTCAGA CACTTATGCATCTACCCCCCTCAGAGCTTAGTAAGCATGCTGTGGAGTTGGAGAAAAGAGCGATACAGTTGACAATAGAGGAAG GCAACGAGATGCAGAGGATGAAGGCGTTGAATATTTTCATCAAACCGTCCCCAGGCAGCACTTTGACAGGTCAGTTATTGCAAGCAAACAAACGTTAA